In Deinococcus sp. HSC-46F16, the following are encoded in one genomic region:
- the aceA gene encoding isocitrate lyase, whose protein sequence is MTPTPRTHAEILDKTWKTEDRWQGIRRNYSADDVVRLRGSLPVEHTLARHGAQKLWRLMKEEPFVNALGALTGNQAMQQVKAGLKAIYLSGWQVAADANNAGQMYPDQSLYPASSVPDVVRRINNTLRRADQIQHAEGGGDVDYFAPIVADAEAGFGGPLNAFELMKAMIEAGAAGVHFEDQLASEKKCGHLGGKVLVPTSQFIRTLNAARLAADVCGVPTVLIARTDADAANLLTSDVDENDRPFCTGERTPEGFYYVRPGIEQAISRALAYAPYADVIWCETSVPNLEDARRFAEAVHAQFPGKLLAYNCSPSFNWRKNLDDETIARFQVELGKMGYKFQFITLAGFHSLNMGMFDLAHGYARRQMSAFVELQEREFAAQERGFTAVKHQREVGTGYFDLVATAAGGGQSSTTALAGSTEAEQFVGAHD, encoded by the coding sequence ATGACCCCCACCCCCCGCACCCACGCCGAGATTCTGGACAAGACCTGGAAGACCGAGGACCGCTGGCAAGGCATCCGCCGCAACTACTCCGCCGACGACGTGGTGCGGCTGCGCGGCTCACTGCCGGTCGAGCATACGCTGGCCCGGCACGGTGCCCAGAAGCTGTGGCGGCTGATGAAGGAAGAACCCTTCGTGAACGCGCTCGGGGCGCTGACCGGCAACCAGGCGATGCAGCAGGTCAAGGCCGGGCTCAAGGCGATCTACCTCTCGGGCTGGCAGGTGGCCGCCGACGCGAACAACGCCGGGCAGATGTACCCCGACCAGAGCCTCTACCCGGCCTCCTCGGTCCCGGACGTGGTGCGGCGCATCAACAACACCCTGCGCCGCGCCGACCAGATTCAGCATGCCGAGGGGGGCGGCGACGTGGACTACTTCGCGCCCATCGTGGCCGACGCGGAGGCGGGCTTCGGTGGCCCCCTGAACGCCTTTGAGCTGATGAAGGCGATGATCGAGGCGGGCGCGGCGGGCGTCCACTTCGAGGACCAGCTCGCCTCCGAGAAGAAGTGTGGCCACCTGGGGGGCAAGGTGCTCGTGCCCACGTCGCAGTTCATCCGCACGCTGAACGCCGCCCGCCTCGCTGCCGACGTGTGCGGGGTGCCTACGGTCCTGATCGCCCGCACGGACGCCGATGCCGCCAACCTGCTCACCAGCGACGTGGACGAGAACGACCGGCCCTTCTGCACGGGCGAGCGCACCCCGGAAGGCTTCTACTACGTCAGGCCTGGCATTGAGCAGGCGATCTCCCGCGCCCTGGCCTACGCCCCCTACGCCGACGTGATCTGGTGCGAGACCTCGGTGCCCAACCTGGAGGACGCCCGGCGCTTCGCCGAAGCCGTTCACGCGCAGTTCCCCGGCAAACTGCTGGCCTACAACTGCTCGCCCAGCTTCAACTGGCGCAAGAACCTCGACGACGAGACCATCGCCCGCTTTCAGGTCGAGCTGGGCAAGATGGGCTACAAGTTCCAGTTCATCACCCTGGCGGGCTTCCACTCGCTGAACATGGGCATGTTCGACCTCGCCCACGGCTACGCCCGGCGGCAGATGAGTGCGTTTGTCGAGTTGCAGGAACGCGAGTTCGCCGCCCAGGAGCGGGGCTTCACGGCCGTCAAGCACCAGCGCGAGGTGGGCACCGGCTACTTCGACCTCGTGGCGACGGCGGCGGGCGGCGGTCAGAGCAGCACGACGGCGCTGGCGGGCAGCACCGAAGCCGAGCAGTTCGTGGGGGCGCACGACTGA
- a CDS encoding PhoH family protein, whose protein sequence is MTERTPGQPTPEGSTPTATLHLENQREAYALLGAGDANLRRMRELTPAKIIARGETVTITADTPEVVQAAERMVRDALDVVRSGGELTPDSLLRSARLSGEGRSLAQETQVSGLSLPRGLKAKTPGQKVYLEKIDASDITFGVGPAGTGKTYLAVAMAVQALKAKKVKRIILTRPAVEAGERLGFLPGDLQAKIDPYLRPLYDALYDMLDQEKFESYLTSGVIEVAPLAFMRGRTLNDAFVILDEAQNTTGEQMKMFLTRMGFSSKVVVTGDVTQIDLPRHVTSGLAVAKRVLSRIEGIAWHEFTDVDVVRHPLVGQIIRAYERAEDAEEDKRAARRGEFASIPENEGDPR, encoded by the coding sequence TTGACAGAACGTACTCCCGGTCAACCCACCCCCGAGGGGAGCACCCCCACCGCCACCCTGCACCTGGAAAACCAGCGTGAGGCCTACGCCCTGCTGGGGGCGGGGGACGCCAATTTGCGCCGGATGCGTGAGCTGACCCCGGCCAAGATCATCGCGCGGGGCGAGACGGTCACCATCACCGCCGACACGCCGGAGGTCGTCCAGGCCGCCGAACGCATGGTCCGTGACGCCCTTGACGTGGTCCGCTCGGGCGGCGAACTCACCCCCGACAGCTTGCTGAGAAGTGCCCGCCTCAGCGGCGAGGGCCGCAGCCTCGCCCAGGAAACGCAGGTCTCGGGCCTGAGCCTCCCGCGCGGCCTCAAGGCCAAGACGCCGGGGCAGAAGGTCTACCTCGAAAAGATCGACGCCTCCGACATCACGTTCGGGGTCGGTCCCGCCGGAACGGGCAAGACCTACCTCGCCGTGGCGATGGCGGTGCAGGCCCTCAAGGCCAAGAAGGTCAAGCGTATCATCCTGACCCGCCCGGCGGTGGAGGCGGGCGAGCGGCTGGGCTTCCTGCCCGGCGACCTCCAGGCCAAGATCGACCCCTACCTGCGGCCGCTGTACGACGCGCTGTACGACATGCTCGATCAGGAGAAGTTCGAGTCGTACCTGACAAGCGGGGTGATCGAGGTCGCGCCGCTGGCCTTCATGCGCGGGCGTACGCTGAACGACGCCTTCGTCATTCTCGACGAGGCGCAGAACACCACCGGCGAGCAGATGAAGATGTTCCTGACCCGCATGGGCTTTTCCTCCAAGGTCGTGGTGACGGGTGACGTGACCCAGATCGACCTGCCCCGGCACGTCACGAGCGGGCTGGCGGTCGCCAAGCGCGTGCTGAGCCGCATCGAGGGCATCGCGTGGCACGAGTTCACCGACGTGGACGTGGTGCGTCACCCCCTGGTGGGCCAGATTATCCGCGCCTACGAGCGGGCCGAGGACGCCGAGGAGGACAAACGCGCCGCCCGCCGGGGCGAGTTCGCCTCCATTCCCGAGAACGAGGGCGACCCGCGCTAG
- the ybeY gene encoding rRNA maturation RNase YbeY has product MIDLVARKTPPPGLRPALRSALGAVMRHFGVEEREVTVVLVGDRTIRQLKREHWGEDAPTDVLSFPTWEPGDPFMPPHLGDIIISLDTAGRQAQARGHSLTREVALLASHGLSHLVGHDHPHAEGLGFEEGATGEEWQVFHDAWAAARAALPPEAPSPEA; this is encoded by the coding sequence GTGATCGACCTCGTCGCCCGCAAAACCCCGCCGCCCGGCCTGCGCCCCGCCCTGCGCTCGGCGCTGGGGGCGGTAATGCGGCATTTCGGCGTGGAGGAGCGCGAGGTGACGGTCGTGTTGGTGGGGGACCGCACCATCCGTCAGCTCAAGCGCGAGCACTGGGGCGAGGACGCGCCCACCGACGTGCTGAGCTTTCCGACCTGGGAACCCGGCGACCCCTTCATGCCACCGCACCTGGGGGACATCATCATCAGCCTGGACACGGCGGGGCGGCAGGCGCAGGCGCGGGGCCACAGCCTCACCCGCGAGGTTGCCCTGCTCGCCAGCCACGGCCTGTCCCACCTCGTCGGTCATGACCACCCCCACGCCGAGGGCCTGGGCTTCGAGGAGGGCGCGACCGGCGAGGAATGGCAGGTCTTCCACGACGCCTGGGCCGCCGCCCGCGCCGCACTGCCCCCCGAAGCTCCGTCGCCCGAAGCCTGA
- the cdd gene encoding cytidine deaminase yields MTPEPVTADAQLLEGAKAAFRQAYAPYSKFRVGAALRTPDGRVFFGANVENASYGLARCAEQSAVQAMATAGARTFTDLVVYSEATPPASPCGACRQILFEFAPDAQVVCVNHHGDVVSGLVRDFLPHGFRLEHRDDGHEMGTE; encoded by the coding sequence GTGACGCCTGAGCCCGTCACCGCCGACGCCCAACTGTTGGAGGGAGCGAAGGCGGCGTTCCGGCAGGCCTACGCCCCCTACAGCAAGTTCCGGGTGGGCGCGGCCCTGCGGACCCCCGACGGCCGCGTGTTCTTCGGCGCCAACGTCGAGAACGCCTCCTACGGCCTCGCCCGCTGCGCCGAACAGTCGGCGGTGCAGGCGATGGCGACCGCCGGGGCACGCACCTTCACCGACCTCGTGGTGTATTCCGAGGCCACCCCGCCCGCAAGTCCCTGCGGGGCCTGCCGCCAGATTCTGTTCGAGTTCGCGCCCGACGCGCAGGTGGTCTGCGTCAACCACCACGGCGACGTGGTGAGCGGGCTGGTCCGCGACTTCCTGCCCCACGGCTTCCGGCTGGAGCACAGAGACGACGGGCACGAGATGGGGACGGAGTAA
- the aroE gene encoding shikimate dehydrogenase, producing MTLGVPDLPPGSAPGRPRRAYLYADPAAHSRSPAMHRAAFAHAGLTGTYEAVRVPAPELSAALARLREPGVLGANLSLPHKEAALPFLDDLSEAARAVGAVNTVLHRDGRLLGENTDAPGLLAALEEAQAPAPSAGLTVVLGAGGAARAAVWALRSRGHDVRVVNRTPARAEALARNLGGTAQASGDVPWSGVTLLVNASSAGLDAPDETPLPDFDFSRLPPGALVYDMVYQPPETRLMREARAAGLRAENGRSMLAHQARLAFLAWTGVDVPASVFRAAAGGHEVRP from the coding sequence GTGACCCTCGGCGTCCCTGACCTTCCGCCCGGCTCTGCCCCCGGTCGCCCCCGGCGGGCCTACCTGTATGCCGACCCCGCCGCGCACTCGCGCTCGCCCGCCATGCACCGGGCGGCTTTCGCCCACGCCGGGCTGACCGGCACCTACGAGGCGGTGCGCGTGCCTGCCCCGGAGTTGTCCGCCGCGCTGGCCCGGCTGCGCGAACCCGGCGTGCTGGGGGCCAACCTCAGCCTGCCGCACAAGGAGGCGGCGCTGCCGTTTCTGGACGACCTGTCGGAGGCGGCGCGGGCGGTGGGGGCGGTGAACACGGTGCTGCACCGGGACGGGCGCCTGCTGGGCGAGAACACCGACGCGCCGGGGCTGCTCGCGGCACTGGAGGAGGCGCAGGCCCCGGCGCCTTCCGCGGGGCTCACGGTGGTCCTGGGGGCGGGCGGCGCGGCGCGGGCGGCGGTGTGGGCGCTGCGCTCGCGGGGCCATGACGTGCGGGTCGTCAACCGCACGCCGGCCCGCGCCGAGGCCCTGGCCCGCAACCTGGGCGGCACGGCGCAGGCGTCCGGGGACGTGCCCTGGTCGGGCGTGACCTTGCTCGTCAATGCCTCCAGTGCGGGCCTGGACGCGCCGGACGAGACGCCCCTCCCCGATTTCGACTTCTCGCGCCTGCCTCCCGGTGCCCTCGTCTATGACATGGTCTACCAGCCCCCCGAAACGCGGCTGATGCGCGAGGCCCGCGCCGCCGGGCTCCGCGCCGAGAACGGGCGGTCCATGCTCGCCCATCAGGCGCGGCTGGCCTTTCTCGCCTGGACCGGGGTGGACGTGCCCGCCTCTGTCTTCCGGGCGGCGGCGGGTGGTCATGAGGTGCGGCCGTGA
- a CDS encoding MMPL family transporter, with protein MASSSPPRFVRRLVPMFLILHHGTRPGILRGLAVTGGVITSAGLVLAATFAALAVIPILFLLQPALIVAFVVLLDTFLVRTVLMPALAYDLGPRSWWPVRLKADQVAAPGQAAATPAAT; from the coding sequence ATGGCATCGTCATCCCCACCACGATTCGTGCGGCGGCTGGTGCCGATGTTCCTCATCCTGCACCACGGCACCCGGCCCGGCATTCTGCGGGGGCTGGCGGTGACCGGTGGCGTGATCACGTCGGCGGGGCTGGTGCTGGCAGCGACCTTTGCGGCGCTGGCCGTCATCCCGATCCTGTTCCTGCTGCAACCCGCCTTGATCGTGGCCTTCGTGGTGCTGCTGGACACCTTCCTGGTCCGCACGGTGCTGATGCCCGCGCTGGCCTACGACCTGGGGCCGCGCTCGTGGTGGCCGGTGCGGCTCAAGGCGGACCAAGTGGCTGCCCCCGGTCAGGCAGCCGCTACGCCGGCAGCGACCTGA
- a CDS encoding hemolysin family protein, with protein MNDLLGILALVVLVLMNGFFVATEFALVSVRRTRIDQLAEEGNSTAKATQRALQNLDLYIAATQLGITMASLAIGFVAEPAIEHLIHPLLGETTLSEGQITAISFGIAFAISTILHIVFGELAPKSWALQRSEQVSLLVTRPLLVFTAVFKWAIVGLNAMGNGVVRLFGLRGVAGHHTAYSEEEIRMIVGASSQEGVLEDDEKELVYNVFDLSDTTVREIMTPRVDMVVVDGSHALRQLLDLNAEHGYSRVPVFQDTADNIVGIVHTGDLLAHLHELDSVRIADVMRPVFFVPEGMKIKDLLTKMREKKSHMSIVVDEFGGTAGLVTLEDALEEIVGEIYDETDDEEVVLIEVLGEGRYLMDASLTVGEVEERLGTNLEDGDGEYDTLSGFMTNHFGDIPEPGQNFVHGGWMFTVEEADQRRVTRVHVERAPETMVFETYEEPARDA; from the coding sequence ATGAATGATCTGCTCGGAATCCTCGCCCTCGTCGTGCTGGTGCTGATGAACGGCTTTTTCGTGGCGACCGAGTTCGCCCTCGTCAGCGTGCGGCGTACCCGGATCGACCAACTGGCCGAGGAAGGAAACAGCACCGCCAAGGCCACCCAGCGGGCGCTGCAAAACCTCGACCTTTATATCGCCGCGACCCAGCTCGGGATCACCATGGCGAGCCTCGCCATCGGCTTTGTCGCCGAGCCTGCCATCGAGCACCTGATTCACCCGCTGCTGGGCGAAACGACGCTGAGCGAGGGCCAGATCACGGCGATTTCCTTCGGCATCGCGTTTGCGATCAGCACCATCTTGCACATCGTCTTCGGGGAACTCGCGCCGAAGTCGTGGGCGCTGCAACGCTCCGAGCAGGTGTCGCTGCTGGTCACCCGGCCGCTGCTGGTCTTCACGGCGGTGTTCAAGTGGGCCATCGTGGGCCTGAACGCGATGGGCAACGGCGTGGTGCGCCTCTTCGGGCTGCGCGGCGTCGCCGGGCACCACACGGCCTACTCGGAAGAGGAAATCCGCATGATCGTGGGCGCGTCGAGCCAGGAGGGGGTGCTGGAGGACGACGAGAAGGAACTCGTCTACAACGTCTTCGACCTCTCGGACACCACCGTGCGCGAGATCATGACCCCGCGCGTGGACATGGTCGTGGTGGACGGTTCCCACGCGCTGCGCCAGCTCCTGGACCTCAATGCCGAGCACGGCTACTCGCGGGTGCCGGTGTTTCAGGACACCGCCGACAACATCGTGGGCATCGTGCACACGGGCGACCTGCTCGCGCACCTGCACGAACTGGACAGCGTGCGGATCGCCGACGTGATGCGGCCGGTCTTCTTCGTCCCCGAAGGCATGAAGATCAAGGACCTCCTGACCAAGATGCGCGAGAAAAAGTCGCACATGAGCATCGTGGTGGACGAGTTCGGCGGCACGGCGGGGCTGGTCACGCTGGAAGACGCCCTGGAAGAGATCGTGGGCGAGATCTACGACGAGACCGACGACGAGGAAGTGGTCCTGATCGAGGTGCTGGGCGAGGGCCGTTACCTGATGGACGCCAGCCTGACGGTCGGCGAGGTCGAGGAGCGCCTGGGCACCAATCTGGAAGACGGCGACGGCGAATACGATACCCTGTCGGGATTCATGACGAACCACTTCGGCGATATCCCCGAACCCGGCCAGAACTTCGTGCATGGCGGCTGGATGTTTACGGTCGAGGAGGCCGACCAGCGCCGCGTGACCCGCGTCCATGTGGAACGTGCCCCCGAGACGATGGTGTTCGAGACCTACGAGGAGCCCGCCCGTGACGCCTGA
- a CDS encoding diacylglycerol kinase: MRSDGSALSLRRWVRSASFAWAGVRHVYRTQANFRIEVWAGVLALGLGLGLGVPLSPLLLACGLVLSAELLNTALEAVVDLASPEWHPLAKVAKDAAAGAVLVASLGALGVGVAVLGPPLWRVLVG; this comes from the coding sequence GTGAGGTCAGACGGCTCGGCCCTGAGCCTGCGCCGCTGGGTGCGCTCGGCGAGCTTCGCCTGGGCCGGGGTGCGGCACGTCTACCGCACGCAGGCCAACTTCCGCATCGAGGTGTGGGCGGGCGTGCTGGCGCTGGGCCTCGGGCTGGGGCTGGGCGTGCCGCTCTCCCCCCTCCTGCTGGCCTGTGGGCTGGTGCTGAGCGCAGAGCTGCTGAACACGGCGCTGGAGGCGGTGGTGGACCTCGCCTCGCCCGAGTGGCACCCGCTGGCGAAGGTGGCGAAGGACGCGGCGGCCGGGGCCGTGCTGGTCGCCAGCCTGGGGGCGCTGGGGGTCGGCGTGGCCGTACTGGGGCCGCCGCTGTGGCGGGTGCTGGTGGGGTAG